Within the Flavobacterium sp. N502536 genome, the region AGCGAATCAGGCGCAATGGACCCCATATTGTAATACATCAAAACTCCGGAATCAACATTCGGGATTTTGGTTTTCTTAAAATATTTTACCTGATGCAAGCGAATTGTAGCCGAAAGTTTTTGCTTCGAAAGTTCTTTCACACGCTCTATAAACTTAAGATAATTGTCTTTGCTCTTCAACGTCCAGTCACAATCAATTTGGATTTCATGAGAGGCGATTTTATTCTTTGTATTGATTTCTTCTACCAGATGAACTGTTTTTTGAGCCAAATCATTAACATCAAGATGAGGCATAGACATCACTTTGTTTTGAATAAAAACTACCGGAACAACTTCAAAAGCTTTGATATTTTCCTGAAAGCGTATAGGACTTAACGGAATAGGTTCCCGCGTTTGAGGATGCAAACCAATATCAAAATACCGAATGTAAAGTTTACTAACATCATTATCTTTCAACAGCTGTTTTTCTGTTTCAGATAGTTTCAGGATGGTTTTCCAATAATAAAAAGCAACAATTGGCTTTTCATTTTTACTGCAGGAAATCAGAAAAAAAATCAGGAAACCAATAAAAAATCTTTTTATCAAAACTCAGGAGAAATTATATTTGAACCCAAAAGTAAGAAATTATATGCTGTTATGGTCCTGAAATTTCAAAAAAACAGCAATTGGCGAAAGCTGTAAATCCTAATAAATGGATAAAAAATTTCAATTAAAGCAAATATAATCGTTATTTTGTGCTATTAAATTTTAGAAACCGTTATGTTGAAAAACAACCTCAGATATATTGCATTTTTATTGGTCTTTTTTATGTTGAGCTGTGCCAAACGAGGCAGCATTACCGGTGGCCTAAAAGACACTTTGGCTCCCGTTTTAAGATACAGTTCGCCTAAAAATTTCAGCACTAATTTTACAGGAAATGAAATTATTCTGGGATTTGATGAGTATGTAAAACTTAAAAACCTCAACAAACAGCTTATCATTTCACCTCCAATGAAACGTGAGCCGTTAATTTTACCCACTACTGCAAGTAAGGTAATCACTATAAAAATAAAAGATACTTTACAGCCTAACACGACTTACAGTTTTAACTTCGGACAAAGTATTGCAGACAATAATGAAGGGAATTCGATGAATCAGTTTAAATATGTTTTCTCGACAGGACCCCATATTGACTCGCTTTCGATCGGCGGACAAATTAAAGATGCGTATGAAAAAAACGTTGATAATTTTGTTTCGGTAATGCTGTATGAAGTCAATGATACTTATAAAGATTCTTTGATTTACAAACAAAGCCCACGCTACATCACAAACACGCTGGACAGTTTGCGTACTTTTAAATTAGAAAATTTAAAGGCCGGAAAATACCTGTTAGTAGCCCTGAAAGACAAAGGAAACAACAACAGATACAACCCTAAAGACGACAAAATCGGGTTTATCAAACATTATATCACCGTTCCGAACGACACTATTTTTGAGCTCGAATTATTTAAGGAAACACTTCCTTTTAAAGCCGTAAAACCCATACAGGCATCGGGAAATAAACTCTATCTTCCTTATGAGGGCAAACAAAACTTCAAACTTTCCAAACCAAAAGTTGTCCTGAAACATGGCAATGAAACTTTGGAAACTATTGTTACTGCTCTTCCTAAAAAAGATTCATTACAAATTTGGTACAAACCTTTAAAAGCAGATTCTTTAGCTGTAGAAGTCAGCAAAGAAAAATACAACAAGAGGTTTAGTTTAAAAGTGAAAGACCAAAAGAAAGACACGTTAAACATAACTGCCGTACAAAACGGAACGATCAATTTCAGAGATCGTTTTACCTTAGAATCGGCCACTCCGCTGGTAAAGTTTGACAAAGCAAAAATCCAACTAACTAACAAAGATTCGCTTGGGGTAGCTTTCACCACAGAATATGATGAATTTGAACAAAAGTTCTATGTTGATTTCAAAAAAGA harbors:
- a CDS encoding Ig-like domain-containing protein, producing MLKNNLRYIAFLLVFFMLSCAKRGSITGGLKDTLAPVLRYSSPKNFSTNFTGNEIILGFDEYVKLKNLNKQLIISPPMKREPLILPTTASKVITIKIKDTLQPNTTYSFNFGQSIADNNEGNSMNQFKYVFSTGPHIDSLSIGGQIKDAYEKNVDNFVSVMLYEVNDTYKDSLIYKQSPRYITNTLDSLRTFKLENLKAGKYLLVALKDKGNNNRYNPKDDKIGFIKHYITVPNDTIFELELFKETLPFKAVKPIQASGNKLYLPYEGKQNFKLSKPKVVLKHGNETLETIVTALPKKDSLQIWYKPLKADSLAVEVSKEKYNKRFSLKVKDQKKDTLNITAVQNGTINFRDRFTLESATPLVKFDKAKIQLTNKDSLGVAFTTEYDEFEQKFYVDFKKEPLEKYTMTFLPGALTDFYDKSNDTLSIKLSTKEPADYGNLVLNLQNVKRFPIIVEATNAKGDVVYASDYSEGKTKIEFNLLVPDKFTIRIIYDDNKNKIYDSGDFLNKKYAEEVFYFQTSVDVRTNWDVDQAIDLSVPYNPEVEKKQIEKKKKEEEKKRKAF